AACCCTGGTGTGGGCTGTATAAAGGCTACATTCTCTAGAGAAACCCTGGTATGGCTATATATTACCCAACTatcctgtacccctgcacactgactccgTACCGgtgcctcctgtatatagcctcgttgttgttattGTGTACTAATTTAACTGCCATTTATCGGTAAAGACAACAAGTTAGAACTTCTAAGTTCCAAGAAATGGAACGTTCCAAAGGAGATTCCGCCGACGTCATTGACCTTTATGGTGCTTCCTGGTAAATGGACGTCCGGCTTTCCGAGATCGGCCTGTCAGAGGGAGACGTCTTCAACTAACAACTTTTACATCGTCATGAAAAGATACCACTTGATACACAGCATAACCTGAAAGTGATGTTTACGAGTAATGAGTTCAACCTACAGAGAAAACACAGTAACAAACATCCATCATGTGTCTTATGGTTCATTTATTAAAAACACAAATACTAAATATTCATAAATGATTTACACGGTCAAAAAAAGTAAACTTTTGGGAGGTTTTTCTGTTTTGATATCAGAAAATAAAGACTTAAAacgtttttcttttgttttattttgatagAGACAAGGACcaacacatcaacacattaaACAATCTTCAGATGCACTATAGTGTTTCCAGCCTAAACTCATTTCCAACACCTGTCCCTAGATGGTTGTTATGGAAACAAAGGGAAAGTAATACATCATCAACTGATAATCacatcaaactttattagtcacatgaacacaacaggtgtagaacttaaaaatgaaatgctgaatacaacaggtgtagaaccttacagtgaaatgctgaatacaacaggtgtagaacatacagtgaaatgctgaacacaacaggtgtagtacttacagtgaaatgctgaatacaacaggtgtagaacttacagtgaaatgctgaatacaacaggtgtagtagcagtaaataacaatagagaggcaaaatacaggggttaccggtacacagtcaatgtggaggctatatacagggtattacggtacagagtcaatgaggaggttaattgaggtaattgagataatatgtacatgagttagagttattaaagtgacattatcaCAACATTATCATTACATTATCGTTACATTATCACAATTATATGCACAAAACAAATGTCATAGGCTACAGTTAGATCAAATGGAATACATATTTACCTCTAATATTTACAACAAATGGAGGTACAAGGATCTTAAAGAGATGCTCCGGTACTTTAGCCACTAAGaacgtgtgtttttttttaaatctcacacTTTGGGCTGGATGTTTCAATATGTAGCTAATTCATACATAATCACTGTCTTACATCAAAAAGCCACAAAATCCCAAGTTGGAAAGCGACTTTTGTTGAAGCTGTGCCGCGCCATTTTCCCTCCATTTCCCTCCACATGGGCAATTAGAGTTCTATctaatgagcttcagcccctcgtatctgagtgacagctagcaagaagcCAGCCCAGGgttatccaatgaggttgcagggcgggccacagcagagagagagagcaatgacgtggtgcacatatgtgATGTACAacattttcggggaccacttttgtcTTGTGAGTGTTACTATCAGCACTACTGGCTATAAAGTACACAAAAAGTAGCAGAGAATCTCTTTAATGAGTCTGTTGACTATAGTTTATAAATGATCGGACTGTTCCAGCTGGAACAACCAGTTTGTTGTGTGTCTTTTGTATTAAAATTTCATCAGTTATTGTTCCACATTATAGTGTTATTATACAACATTATCTTGTCTGTCAGGAAGGGTCTTCTGTCCTAATTCAGCCTTCTCTCCCTGGACTAAGACCTGAATGTTGTTTCACCAGATGTTAAACTCTTGTCTGTCAGGAAGGGTCTTCTGTCCTGGATTCAGCCTTCTCTTCCTGGACTAAGACCTGATGTTGTTTCACCAGATTTGTCAAACCTCTTGTCTGTCAGGAAGGGTCTTCTGTCCTGGATTCAGCCTTCTCTTCCTGGAATAGACCTGATGTTGTTTCACCAGATGTTAAACCTCTTGTCTGTCAGGAAGGGTCTTCTGTCCTGGATTCTGTTGTTGAAGAGTCTATAGAAAATATAATTATTACATCATTAGACACACATCTCCATCCTCCAACAGTTGCCCCGCAACAGACACACCCatatgactcacacacacactgctctgctcactgtcacacacaccctTACCGTACGGTGTGTATTGAAGTGTTGGTGGAGACCAGTTGGAGTATTTTGTCAGTCAGAGCATCAGTGATGTCATTTGACTAAggctacgagagagagagagagagagagagagagaggagagagagagagagagagagagagagagagagagagcttatttATACACCATCACACATGAGAGATAAGACAGTTGTCATCTagtgtcccacacacacacacacacacaccacacacacacacaacacacacacacacacacacacacacacacacccacacacacacacacaccaccacacacaacaccaccacacagagGGAAGCCACTCACTCCAGGACTTGTACTTTATGCAGGTGTGTGATCAGGGCTGTAGGTGGTGGTCTGTGGTTGACAGGGCTGAGGTCCAGTTCTGACAGACCCTCTGAGTGTTCCAGAACCAGGGCAGAGATCCACAGGCCTTCTGGTCCAGCCTGGTCTCACTGAGGTCCAGCTCCCCATCCAGGGATCTGCCACGGGATTCTGCGTGCCTCAGCAGCCCCTCTTCAATCCCCTCACACACAAGGTCCAGCAGCTGAAGTAGCAGAGCTTTGCTGGGGCTGAGAGGACAAGAAGCAGAGACAACATCATGACACAGAGTAGGTTTAATAACTCCTACTGATAAActagttggtcaaatgtttgtctTTGTATGTCTAACCTCAGCTTGACGATATGCAGGATGGGAAGCAGCTCCCAAAGTGCTCTGTCCTCCACCTCACAGTCTCTTAGGATGAGCTGGACCTGGTTCTGGACCAGCTGGGTGCTGTGTTGGTTCTGCTTCAGAACAGAGTTGATGGCCCTGCAGTGGTCAGTGGTCAGACACAGAGCCTTCTCCTGGTCCTGAGCTAACAGGTCCACAGAGGAAGAGCAGGAGAAGTCCAGCCTGTAGTGCAGAGACCTGAGCAGCCATACTGCTGTTGGTGGTGATGGTGCCCCCTCCTGGACCTGAGAGGCAACACAGCACTGGAGGAAACTCAACAGTAACTTCCTGTCaacactacagagagagagatagaaggagacagagagacagagagacagagagagagagcgacagagagcgagagacagagagcgagagacagagagtgagcgacagagacagagagagagagcgagcgagagacagagagagacttatttacacaccatcacacattaAAACACTGATAAACACACTACAACTCTGTTTATCATGTCAACTCCCAGGCGTTCCCCTTCAATTCCACCCCTAGCTGAGGTTAAGGTTTGTACGTTAacctaaggttagggttagaggttaaatCTGTCAGGAAGTGGAAAGCCTCATAGTTCTATCCATTCTAGCAGGGTCAAAGATTGCCAACTAAACCTGAGTTGGGAGACTCTGTCCAGAAGAGGCAGGATGCTCTCTATCTCCCCCGGTGGTACGGAGGTCCACAGCAGGTTGACTTTGACTTGGTGGCTGTGCTGCAGGGTAAAACACAGAGCAGTACAGTCCACTCTGTCCAGCTCTCTGCTGTTCAGGTTGATCCAATGGTCTGAAGACCTCAACAAACTGGACACACAGTCAGTGTCTCTACTGTTATAGATGTGTCTGATGGTGGACTTTACAACGCTGGAACTGGACCTGAACAAACATGGAGAATGGATTGTTGTGGTTATGTCAAGGTTTTATAAAGGATAACTCACATAGNNNNNNNNNNNNNNNNNNNNNNNNNNNNNNNNNNNNNNNNNNNNNNNNNNNNNNNNNNNNNNNNNNNNNNNNNNNNNNNNNNNNNNNNNNNNNNNNNNNNNNNNNNNNNNNNNNNNNNNNNNNNNNNNNNNNNNNNNNNNNNNNNNNNNNNNNNNNNNNNNNNNNNNNNNNNNNNNNNNNNNNNNNNNNNNNNNNNNNNNNNNNNNNNNNNNNNNNNNNNNNNNNNNNNNNNNNNNNNNNNNNNNNNNNNNNNNNNNNNNNNNNNNNNNNNNNNNNNNNNNNNNNNNNNNNNNNNNNNNNNNNNNNNNNNNNNNNNNNNNNNNNNNNNNNNNNNNNNNNNNNNNNNNNNNNNNNNNNNNNNNNNNNNNNNNNNNNNNNNNNNNNNNNNNNNNNNNNNNNNNNNNNNNNNNNNNNNNNNNNNNNNNNNNNNNNNNNNNNNNNNNNNNNNNNNNNNNNNNNNNNNNNNNNNNNNNNNNNNNNNNNNNNNNNNNNNNNNNNNNNNNNNNNNNNNNNNNNNNNNNNNNNNNNNNNNNNNNNNNNNNNNNNNNNNNNNNNNNNNNNNNNNNNNNNNNNNNNNNNNNNNNNNNNNNNNNNNNNNNNNNNNNNNNNNNNNNNNNNNNNNNNNNNNNNNNNNNNNNNNNNNNNNNNNNNNNNNNNNNNNNNNNNNNNNNNNNNNNNNNNNNNNNNNNNNNNNNNNNNNNNNNNNNNNNNNNNNNNNNNNNNNNNNNNNNNNNNNNNNNNNNNNNNNNNNNNNNNNNNNNNNNNNNNNNNNNNNNNNNNNNNNNNNNNNNNNNNNNNNNNNNNNNNNNNNNNNNNNNNNNNNNNNNNNNNNNNNNNNNNNNNNNNNNNNNNNNNNNNNNNNNNNNNNNNNNNNNNNNNNNNNNNNNNNNNNNNNNNNNNNNNNNNNNNNNNNNNNNNNNNNNNNNNNNNNNNNNNNNNNNNNNNNNNNNNNNNNNNNNNNNNNNNNNNNNNNNNNNNNNNNNNNNNNNNNNNNNNNNNNNNNNNNNNNNNNNNNNNNNNNNNNNNNNNNNNNNNNNNNNNNNNNNNNNNNNNNNNNNNNNNNNNNNNNNNNNNNNNNNNNNNNNNNNNNNNNNNNNNNNNNNNNNNNNNNNNNNNNNNNNNNNNNNNNNNNNNNNNNNNNNNNNNNNNNNNNNNNNNNNNNNNNNNNNNNNNNNNNNNNNNNNNNNNNNNNNNNNNNNNNNNNNNNNNNNNNNNNNNNNNNNNNNNNNNNNNNNNNNNNNNNNNNNNNNNNNNNNNNNNNNNNNNNNNNNNNNNNNNNNNNNNNNNNNNNNNNNNNNNNNNNNNNNNNNNNNNNNNNNNNNNNNNNNNNNNNNNNNNNNNNNNNNNNNNNNNNNNNNNNNNNNNNNNNNNNNNNNNNNNNNNNNNNNNNNNNNNNNNNNNNNNNNNNNNNNNNNNNNNNNNNNNNNNNNNNNNNNNNNNNNNNNNNNNNNNNNNNNNNNNNNNNNNNNNNNNNNNNNNNNNNNNNNNNNNNNNNNNNNNNNNNNNNNNNNNNNNNNNNNNNNNNNNNNNNNNNNNNNNNNNNNNNNNNNNNNNNNNNNNNNNNNNNNNNNNNNNNNNNNNNNNNNNNNNNNNNNNNNNNNNNNNNNNNNNNNNNNNNNNNNNNNNNNNNNNNNNNNNNNNNNNNNNNNNNNNNNNNNNNNNNNNNNNNNNNNNNNNNNNNNNNNNNNNNNNNNNNNNNNNNNNNNNNNNNNNNNNNNNNN
The Salvelinus sp. IW2-2015 unplaced genomic scaffold, ASM291031v2 Un_scaffold1295, whole genome shotgun sequence DNA segment above includes these coding regions:
- the LOC112070329 gene encoding uncharacterized protein isoform X1 translates to MSDLMSPIFCCFSCDDDRFFQTVCESIPVRSREEDQQLASLLQALGSTLSLGGELPRKTCRSVGRVLGLCASRVDLTLTPSKISLKGALLLLRHESKLHKLRLSVGMAVKLSRLVRRTGRGATPLTVPELSLVLKSSHLPERVLSRALSSVASLLRLWRVQCLDLTDFWIQGHSLITLLCHQGPLSLRLNSDTLQQLTVVVYEAQDKDLTQLFLEKVGGDLTSCRLDWEVLLSLLQLSTHNITVDLRKNRLLEKNISDLLPFLGRVTLKRSSSSVVKSTIRHIYNSRDTDCVSSLLRSSDHWINLNSRELDRVDCTALCFTLQHSHQVKVNLLWTSVPPGEIESILPLLDRVSQLSVDRKLLLSFLQCCVASQVQEGAPSPPTAVWLLRSLHYRLDFSCSSSVDLLAQDQEKALCLTTDHCRAINSVLKQNQHSTQLVQNQVQLILRDCEVEDRALWELLPILHIVKLSPSKALLLQLLDLVCEGIEEGLLRHAESRGRSLDGELDLSETRLDQKACGSLPWFWNTQRVCQNWTSALSTTDHHLQP